Proteins from a genomic interval of Treponema brennaborense DSM 12168:
- a CDS encoding peptidase M30, with amino-acid sequence MIMFCRKQAAAAFFAVCAVISLCSCPLDKAESAPWSADSVTWNYSASDPVYELPQNVETVSFSASTPVDIFFARMNPSSAVVDGLKTRYLSSAVSRSADVIGSISGTPDFSEFEGSSAEFIRRDFEPAQQFVPQLDLNGSARFAVSEPQRAVTQITPNVDVTKKDVWVDVAAGTAGSVQSGTSYLLQKRATLRAAGTHCYVWIVDGYYAVSASDARVSSATATAVQGKFDAMYPLIRNVFGNEAEHMVAGTSQNPTPAVMTEVSDTGSKVNIVLYDIEGDYKAGQMSGTFGYFWAKDYYVRGFSADAPVAQSNEGKYFYVDSYFANEQPDMIYSTLAHEFQHMIHFGVKALTPEATGAGSGAISETWYNEMLSMLCEDMMQSHLGIGDEKSPKSRLAQFCAAYPLSGITDWLSGNNVLQSYANAFAFGAYLARNYGGPDLVKAIAQNASVDQASVTEALQSAGFAESFNSVFTKFARALVFTDPPAGYPSFNKSVSAASAFSGYTYPMTAIDLLGLRWSDSSSGTVYIGPAMFKVGSEGRITLRPYGLTLHAVGHTTSAGTIELKFSQPISSAEKIYVMVRPRA; translated from the coding sequence CGGATTCGGTTACATGGAATTATTCGGCATCGGATCCGGTGTACGAACTTCCGCAGAATGTGGAAACGGTTTCGTTTTCAGCGAGCACACCGGTTGACATCTTTTTTGCCCGGATGAATCCGTCCTCCGCCGTCGTCGACGGTCTGAAAACCCGATACCTTTCATCTGCGGTAAGTCGCAGTGCGGACGTAATCGGTTCGATTTCCGGAACGCCGGATTTTTCCGAATTTGAAGGTTCGTCTGCGGAATTCATCCGGCGTGATTTTGAACCTGCGCAGCAGTTCGTTCCGCAGCTCGATTTGAACGGTTCGGCCCGTTTCGCGGTAAGTGAACCGCAGCGCGCCGTAACGCAGATTACGCCGAACGTCGACGTTACGAAGAAAGACGTGTGGGTAGACGTCGCGGCGGGAACTGCCGGCAGCGTACAAAGCGGCACGTCGTATCTGCTGCAAAAGCGGGCGACGTTGCGGGCTGCCGGTACGCATTGTTACGTATGGATCGTGGACGGTTATTACGCGGTGTCTGCATCCGATGCGCGCGTTTCTTCGGCGACGGCGACGGCCGTACAAGGCAAGTTCGACGCCATGTATCCGCTGATTCGGAACGTGTTCGGCAATGAAGCCGAGCATATGGTTGCCGGAACGAGTCAAAATCCGACTCCCGCCGTCATGACGGAAGTCAGCGATACGGGTTCCAAGGTGAATATCGTTTTATACGATATTGAAGGTGATTATAAGGCCGGACAGATGAGCGGTACGTTCGGTTATTTTTGGGCGAAAGATTATTACGTGCGGGGATTCTCCGCCGACGCGCCGGTGGCACAGTCGAACGAAGGCAAATATTTTTACGTCGACTCGTATTTTGCAAACGAGCAACCCGATATGATATATTCCACGCTTGCGCACGAGTTCCAGCATATGATCCATTTCGGCGTAAAGGCACTGACGCCGGAAGCGACCGGTGCCGGCAGCGGTGCGATATCCGAAACCTGGTATAACGAAATGCTTTCCATGCTGTGTGAAGACATGATGCAGTCCCATTTGGGCATCGGCGACGAAAAATCACCGAAATCCCGCTTGGCACAGTTTTGCGCGGCCTATCCGCTTTCAGGCATTACCGACTGGTTGTCCGGCAATAACGTGCTGCAGTCGTACGCGAACGCGTTTGCGTTCGGTGCGTATCTCGCCCGCAATTACGGCGGTCCCGATTTGGTGAAGGCGATTGCGCAAAACGCTTCCGTTGACCAAGCCTCCGTTACCGAAGCGCTTCAAAGTGCCGGTTTTGCCGAAAGCTTCAATTCGGTATTTACGAAATTTGCCCGTGCGCTTGTGTTCACGGATCCGCCGGCCGGTTATCCGTCGTTCAACAAGTCCGTTTCCGCCGCGTCGGCGTTCAGCGGGTATACGTATCCGATGACGGCTATCGATTTGCTGGGATTGCGGTGGTCGGACAGTTCTTCCGGTACGGTTTACATCGGACCTGCTATGTTTAAAGTCGGTTCTGAGGGGCGGATCACGCTGCGTCCGTACGGCTTGACGCTGCACGCAGTCGGTCATACGACATCGGCCGGTACGATTGAGCTGAAGTTTTCACAGCCGATTTCTTCGGCTGAAAAAATCTACGTGATGGTTCGTCCGCGTGCGTAG
- a CDS encoding patatin-like phospholipase family protein — MKITDMLYKRALTLLFITCALARTIPAQTAAEIEPTGRPSVALVLAGGGAKGFAHIPVLELLEELDIPIDMVIGNSAGAIIGGLYCAGYSPAEIANELLDLNWAQLFQDEPVSPFESLLGNRSTFASPVSVRLGKNFSFDMGAGLSTGQNAYMRFKQLTAKIPSYIDFDSLPIPFRATAVNLLTGDLDIIGTGDIAEAIRSSMSIPAVFQPFPVDGKLYVDGLVRNNMPIQPVADLGYDIIIAIELGDELIDNPSKFASTPLTTVSQVMTIFMYSGNKEQYKLADIVLYPDVAEFSTFDYPKSRQIYEKAIKDKERFREPLRELRKKIFPEQYAADGAGKTGSSDDGGSNGAQLKTAERTSAGGGSFAFTPIHKGAVEPDRNGVYDDLPYLIPEVLVTSGAAVQDMDYIETYFEKIRNKPLTPDALNDFISAVYHTGNYTLAIPRIDTRYAQTRLELRLHQIEKENWLIIPGAAFEGTVSDQSVSKLTFSLDIQFRGLTGTGSVLSVKSTMINNLGAALMYMQPIGAHSYVQLSADVIVEQEFVTSGFQRHELQGNRLSYSSTGLLFGVKFGSYHRMQIGGSIYWMDTDGNATEELEIQQNKYRQTSASIAAPLNIGYTFDTFDYPSFPTRGFYVKFDDTGVFPLLATEAPVAFNLCRVDFTAAVPLARNFSIIFNVFAGSDISMQLAKIPSFIPLFGYTLGDRTYFPQMAGKQQYGTHKAAAQIVFQFQPWQNLTIMGGQMFFSVSGSIGEVAMEYTDFTVKDIKWNASFNTGIRISKTFSVMFRLGAGTTKNTIIPFISVDFGTIRY; from the coding sequence ATGAAAATAACGGATATGCTTTACAAACGCGCGCTTACGCTGCTTTTTATAACGTGCGCTCTGGCGCGCACGATTCCGGCTCAAACCGCCGCCGAAATCGAACCGACCGGCAGACCGTCGGTTGCGCTCGTTCTTGCCGGCGGAGGAGCAAAAGGATTCGCGCATATCCCCGTGCTGGAACTGCTTGAAGAACTCGATATTCCGATCGATATGGTAATCGGCAACAGTGCCGGCGCCATTATCGGCGGATTGTACTGCGCGGGCTATTCTCCGGCGGAGATTGCGAATGAACTGCTCGATTTGAACTGGGCGCAACTGTTTCAGGACGAACCGGTGTCGCCGTTTGAATCCCTGCTCGGCAACAGGAGCACGTTCGCCAGTCCGGTTTCGGTTCGGCTCGGAAAAAACTTTTCGTTCGATATGGGCGCCGGTCTTTCCACCGGGCAGAACGCGTACATGAGATTCAAACAGCTGACGGCAAAGATTCCGTCGTACATCGACTTCGACAGCTTACCCATACCGTTCCGTGCCACGGCGGTAAATCTGCTCACCGGCGACTTGGACATAATCGGCACCGGCGACATTGCCGAAGCCATCCGCTCCAGCATGAGCATTCCGGCGGTGTTCCAGCCGTTTCCCGTAGACGGCAAACTGTACGTGGACGGCCTCGTACGGAACAACATGCCCATTCAGCCCGTCGCCGATCTGGGATACGACATTATCATCGCGATTGAACTGGGCGACGAACTGATCGACAATCCGTCCAAATTCGCGTCCACACCGCTGACGACCGTTTCTCAGGTAATGACGATTTTTATGTATTCGGGAAATAAGGAGCAGTACAAACTTGCCGACATCGTGCTGTATCCCGACGTTGCCGAATTTTCAACTTTCGATTATCCCAAATCGCGTCAAATCTACGAAAAGGCAATCAAAGATAAAGAACGGTTCAGGGAACCGCTGCGGGAACTCCGTAAAAAGATTTTTCCGGAACAATACGCGGCAGACGGCGCCGGCAAAACCGGCAGTTCCGATGACGGCGGTTCCAACGGTGCGCAGCTTAAAACGGCGGAGAGAACGTCCGCCGGCGGCGGTTCCTTTGCGTTCACGCCGATTCACAAAGGAGCCGTGGAGCCGGACAGAAACGGTGTCTACGACGATCTGCCGTATCTGATACCGGAAGTACTGGTTACCAGCGGTGCCGCCGTACAGGATATGGATTATATAGAAACGTATTTTGAAAAAATCAGGAATAAACCGCTTACGCCCGACGCGCTGAACGATTTCATTTCCGCAGTGTATCATACCGGAAACTATACGCTCGCCATTCCCCGGATCGACACGCGCTACGCGCAGACACGGCTTGAACTGCGGCTGCATCAGATAGAAAAGGAAAACTGGCTCATCATTCCCGGAGCGGCTTTCGAGGGCACCGTTTCGGATCAATCCGTCAGCAAACTGACTTTTTCACTCGATATCCAGTTCCGCGGGCTCACCGGCACGGGTTCCGTTCTTTCCGTAAAATCGACGATGATAAACAATCTCGGCGCGGCGCTGATGTACATGCAGCCGATCGGAGCGCATTCGTACGTGCAGCTGTCGGCGGACGTAATTGTCGAGCAGGAATTCGTTACGTCCGGCTTTCAGCGGCACGAGCTGCAGGGTAATCGTTTGTCCTACTCGTCGACCGGGCTGCTGTTCGGCGTTAAATTCGGCTCGTATCATCGAATGCAAATCGGCGGTTCCATCTACTGGATGGACACCGACGGCAATGCCACCGAAGAGTTGGAAATCCAACAGAATAAATACCGGCAAACGTCCGCATCGATCGCCGCGCCGCTCAACATCGGCTATACGTTCGACACGTTCGATTATCCGTCGTTTCCGACGCGCGGCTTTTACGTCAAATTCGACGATACGGGCGTTTTTCCGCTGCTGGCGACCGAGGCGCCCGTCGCGTTCAATCTGTGCCGCGTGGACTTTACCGCGGCGGTGCCGCTTGCCCGAAACTTCAGCATCATTTTCAACGTATTCGCCGGGTCAGACATTTCCATGCAGCTCGCCAAGATTCCGTCTTTTATTCCCCTGTTCGGCTACACGCTGGGCGACCGGACGTATTTTCCGCAGATGGCCGGAAAACAGCAATACGGAACGCATAAAGCGGCGGCTCAGATCGTATTCCAATTTCAGCCGTGGCAGAATCTGACTATCATGGGCGGACAGATGTTTTTTTCGGTTTCCGGGTCGATCGGAGAAGTCGCGATGGAATACACGGATTTTACCGTCAAAGACATCAAATGGAACGCGTCGTTCAATACCGGAATACGGATAAGCAAGACGTTCAGCGTGATGTTCCGATTGGGCGCCGGTACCACGAAAAACACGATCATACCGTTTATATCGGTGGATTTCGGCACGATACGGTATTGA
- a CDS encoding ABC transporter ATP-binding protein has product MNCIEFNDIRFAYPPVPDDTDENGNQLVPAPVFDHFTAALPEGFVSLVGPNAAGKSTFMLLAAGRMLPQQGTVSLFGKNTARLSEAERDALASFIYQNMEFETDDTAGNLLAYVFTHGLFGGSAAAVGNGKIAGASDETAPDISANGGDSLLEQIVSVLELGSVLHRKLTGLSKGEMQRVIIAFALLYGSKSIFMDEPLFALEDRQKRTALAYLKKYAATFGVTVYISMHVLELSRAYADSVLLFYPNRDMDFGTPEEVLTPEALEKAYGVPAAMLKDSEALTRKTLKEQAEAISRLPHEH; this is encoded by the coding sequence ATGAATTGTATTGAATTCAATGATATCAGGTTCGCCTATCCGCCGGTTCCGGACGATACGGACGAAAACGGAAACCAACTCGTTCCCGCGCCGGTGTTCGATCATTTTACCGCCGCACTGCCGGAAGGATTCGTCAGTCTCGTGGGACCGAACGCAGCGGGCAAATCCACGTTTATGCTGCTCGCCGCGGGGCGGATGCTGCCGCAGCAGGGAACGGTTTCCTTATTCGGAAAAAACACCGCACGGCTTTCCGAAGCCGAGCGGGATGCACTCGCTTCGTTCATATATCAGAATATGGAATTTGAAACGGACGATACGGCGGGAAATCTGCTTGCATACGTTTTCACGCACGGTCTTTTCGGCGGCTCGGCGGCAGCAGTCGGCAACGGTAAAATCGCCGGTGCATCGGACGAGACCGCACCGGATATTAGCGCGAACGGCGGCGATTCACTGCTTGAACAAATCGTCTCAGTGCTGGAACTCGGTTCCGTGCTGCACCGCAAACTGACGGGCCTTTCAAAAGGTGAAATGCAGCGGGTGATTATCGCGTTTGCCCTTTTATACGGCAGCAAAAGCATTTTTATGGACGAACCGCTGTTCGCTCTGGAAGACCGCCAGAAGCGGACGGCGCTCGCATATCTCAAAAAATACGCGGCAACGTTCGGCGTAACCGTGTACATCTCCATGCACGTACTGGAGCTCAGCCGTGCGTACGCCGACAGCGTGCTGCTGTTTTATCCGAACAGGGACATGGATTTCGGCACGCCGGAAGAAGTGTTGACCCCCGAGGCGCTCGAAAAAGCATACGGCGTACCGGCCGCGATGCTCAAAGATTCGGAAGCGCTCACCCGTAAAACGCTGAAAGAACAAGCGGAAGCAATTTCCCGTCTGCCGCACGAACACTGA